In Cyprinus carpio isolate SPL01 chromosome B7, ASM1834038v1, whole genome shotgun sequence, a genomic segment contains:
- the LOC109104072 gene encoding histone H2B-like yields MPEPAKSAPKKGSKKAVTKTASKGGKKRRKSRKESYAIYVYKVLKQVHPDTGISSKAMGIMNSFVNDIFERIAGESSRLAHYNKRSTITSREIQTAVRLLLPGELAKHAVSEGTKAVTKYTSSK; encoded by the coding sequence ATGCCTGAACCAGCGAAGTCCGCACCGAAGAAAGGCTCCAAGAAAGCCGTCACTAAGACCGCCTCGAAAGGAGGAAAGAAGCGCAGAAAGTCCAGGAAGGAGAGTTACGCCATCTACGTGTACAAAGTGCTGAAGCAGGTTCATCCTGACACCGGGATCTCTTCGAAGGCGATGGGCATCATGAACTCTTTCGTCAACGATATCTTCGAGCGCATCGCCGGTGAGTCGTCTCGTCTCGCTCACTACAACAAGCGCTCCACCATCACTTCCCGAGAGATCCAGACCGCCGTACGTCTGCTGCTGCCCGGGGAGCTGGCCAAACACGCCGTGTCTGAGGGTACCAAGGCCGTCACTAAGTACACCAGCTCCAAGTAG
- the LOC109094250 gene encoding histone H4, with protein sequence MSGRGKGGKGLGKGGAKRHRKVLRDNIQGITKPAIRRLARRGGVKRISGLIYEETRGVLKVFLENVIRDAVTYTEHAKRKTVTAMDVVYALKRQGRTLYGFGG encoded by the coding sequence ATGTCTGGAAGAGGTAAAGGCGGTAAAGGACTCGGGAAAGGAGGCGCTAAGCGTCATCGTAAAGTTTTGCGTGATAACATCCAGGGAATCACCAAACCCGCCATTCGTCGTCTCGCTCGCCGCGGCGGAGTCAAGCGCATCTCCGGCTTGATCTACGAGGAGACCCGCGGGGTACTGAAGGTGTTCCTGGAGAACGTGATCCGCGACGCCGTCACCTACACCGAGCACGCCAAGAGAAAGACCGTCACCGCTATGGACGTTGTGTACGCGCTCAAACGACAGGGACGCACCTTGTACGGCTTTGGAGGATAA
- the LOC122138063 gene encoding histone H2A-like, with amino-acid sequence MSGRGKTGGKARAKAKTRSSRAGLQFPVGRVHRLLRKGNYAERVGAGAPVYLAAVLEYLTAEILELAGNAARDNKKTRIIPRHLQLAVRNDEELNKLLGRVTIAQGGVLPNIQAVLLPKKSEKPAKTK; translated from the coding sequence ATGAGTGGACGAGGTAAAACCGGCGGCAAGGCGAGGGCGAAGGCCAAGACTCGCTCCTCCAGAGCAGGGCTGCAGTTCCCCGTCGGTCGTGTTCACAGACTTCTCCGCAAAGGGAACTACGCAGAGCGCGTCGGTGCCGGAGCTCCCGTCTATCTGGCGGCTGTACTCGAGTATCTGACCGCTGAGATCCTGGAGTTGGCTGGAAACGCCGCAAGAGACAACAAGAAGACCCGCATCATTCCCCGTCACCTGCAGCTGGCGGTGCGCAACGACGAGGAGCTCAACAAACTCCTGGGCCGAGTGACCATCGCTCAGGGCGGCGTGCTGCCCAACATCCAGGCCGTGCTGCTGCCCAAGAAGAGCGAGAAACCCGCCAAAACCAAGTAA